A section of the Polyangia bacterium genome encodes:
- a CDS encoding NAD(P)-dependent oxidoreductase, with amino-acid sequence MNHRLSIVLTGAAGNLGRKLREHWRGHHQVRAIDADPRGDQTIVRTELGAGDPVWASVLAGADVVVHCAANGSPTQSWEEGHRNVGVTFNVFEAARMANVRRVVYISSNHVMGGYKDQGEPRLLTGTLPPRPGVVWQRDGWQQTSHNYGLSKLCSEEIGRCFADAHGLEVICVRVGWVQTGDNRVEDMPAHMDDWTRAMWLSNADLCRLLDACVGAALPGRFLIVNGMSANHGMRWDIAGARETIGYVAEDGWPGR; translated from the coding sequence CAAGCTGCGCGAGCATTGGCGCGGCCACCACCAGGTGCGGGCCATCGACGCCGATCCGCGCGGCGACCAGACCATCGTGCGAACCGAGCTGGGCGCGGGCGATCCGGTGTGGGCGTCGGTCCTGGCCGGCGCCGACGTGGTGGTTCACTGCGCGGCCAACGGCTCGCCTACCCAGTCGTGGGAAGAAGGCCACCGCAACGTGGGCGTGACCTTCAATGTCTTCGAAGCGGCGCGGATGGCGAACGTGCGACGGGTGGTCTACATCAGCTCGAACCATGTGATGGGCGGGTACAAAGATCAGGGAGAGCCGCGCCTGTTGACCGGGACGTTGCCGCCGCGGCCGGGTGTCGTCTGGCAGCGCGACGGTTGGCAACAGACCAGCCACAACTATGGCCTGAGCAAGCTGTGCAGTGAGGAGATCGGCCGCTGCTTCGCCGATGCCCACGGGCTTGAAGTGATCTGCGTGCGCGTCGGTTGGGTGCAGACCGGCGACAATCGCGTCGAAGACATGCCCGCGCACATGGACGATTGGACGCGGGCGATGTGGCTGTCGAACGCCGATCTTTGCCGCTTGCTGGACGCCTGCGTCGGCGCGGCGCTGCCGGGGCGCTTCCTGATCGTCAACGGGATGTCCGCCAATCACGGCATGCGCTGGGACATCGCCGGGGCGCGAGAGACGATTGGCTATGTTGCCGAAGACGGCTGGCCCGGGCGATAA
- a CDS encoding aldo/keto reductase — translation MKFKPLGRTGVQVSELCMGTMSFGGDADAATSAALYAACRDAGINFFDTADVYNKGRSEEILAGLIKGHRDELVVNTKCFGATGTDVNARGTSRRHVTRAVEASLRRLQTDRVDVLFLHQVDPLTPLEESLRALEDLVRAGKVLYPALSNHAAWQTQRALCIQEAHGWARLQVLQPMYNLVKRQAEVEILPMAQNNGLAVIPYSPAAGGLLSGKYAGEARAASGRLLTNKMYEARYGEPWVHEVAARFAEFCRAHGLHPVSAAVAWVAAHPAVTAPIIGARNVEQLQASLAAASIDMTPALRAELAALSRPPPPATDRLEETAPVGRDQK, via the coding sequence ATGAAATTCAAACCGCTTGGCCGCACCGGCGTGCAGGTGTCGGAGCTGTGCATGGGAACGATGTCCTTCGGCGGCGACGCCGACGCCGCCACCTCGGCGGCGCTGTACGCGGCCTGCCGCGACGCCGGGATCAATTTTTTCGATACCGCCGACGTGTACAACAAAGGCCGCTCGGAAGAGATCCTGGCCGGTCTCATCAAGGGCCACCGCGACGAGCTGGTCGTCAACACCAAGTGCTTCGGCGCCACCGGCACCGATGTCAACGCGCGCGGCACCTCGCGCCGACACGTCACGCGCGCGGTCGAGGCCAGCCTGCGGCGGCTGCAGACGGATCGAGTCGACGTGCTGTTCCTGCATCAGGTTGATCCGCTGACGCCGCTGGAAGAATCGCTGCGCGCGCTGGAGGATCTGGTGCGCGCCGGCAAGGTGTTGTACCCGGCGCTGAGCAACCACGCCGCCTGGCAGACGCAGCGAGCGCTGTGTATCCAGGAGGCGCACGGCTGGGCACGCCTGCAGGTGCTGCAGCCAATGTACAACCTGGTCAAACGGCAGGCCGAGGTGGAGATCCTTCCGATGGCGCAGAACAATGGCCTGGCGGTGATTCCGTACAGCCCCGCCGCTGGTGGCTTGCTGTCGGGCAAATACGCGGGGGAGGCCCGGGCCGCCAGCGGTCGGTTGCTGACCAACAAGATGTACGAGGCGCGCTATGGCGAGCCCTGGGTGCACGAAGTGGCGGCGCGCTTCGCCGAATTTTGTCGAGCGCACGGACTGCACCCGGTCAGCGCGGCGGTGGCCTGGGTCGCCGCCCACCCGGCCGTCACGGCGCCGATCATCGGCGCCCGCAACGTCGAGCAGCTGCAGGCGTCGCTGGCCGCGGCGTCGATCGACATGACGCCCGCCCTGC